A segment of the Zingiber officinale cultivar Zhangliang chromosome 8B, Zo_v1.1, whole genome shotgun sequence genome:
TTACAGTGTGGTATCTGTACTTTTCATGTGTTCTTTGTAGTGTGCATTCTTATTTCTATGGCTTCGCAATATTTGAGTCAAATAATATCATGACCTGCAACATAAATAAGAGAGAATTCAAAAGTAGCACAAGACCTTAAGAATATGTAACAGGTGATTCTCAAACACCCTATGCCCTTCCCTTCACCTGATTCATCAACTCTGCATTCCCCTTATTTACATGTCTTGTACCCTATATATATAAGAAAGCAAAGAAAAACCAGGGGAGAGCTtgcataatttaaaaaatttcacacCAAAAACAATACTTAGAGTTAGCAACATGCCCCTCTGTAAAGCCTCCTCTCTATCATCGTCACAAAGAGAAACACACAACACTCCTTACATATGCAATCACAAGTAGCCCCTCTTCCTTCTTTAcagaaacaaaagaaagaaaagggtgAGCAAAGGTATAGATTCCCACCTTATCCTCCTCTTTCATCATGAAGGCTTGTTCAAGGGTGGTTGCACCCCCTTAATTCTTGTGCTTGGTGAGTTGGTTGTTCCCTTCCCCCTAATATAGAGGAAATAAGTTGTTGTTGTGCCCTTACCCTTACACCATGATTTCATTACCACTGTCACCCTACTTCAACAAATATGGGGCTAGTGTTGCCCCAAAACCACCACAGTAGTTTGACAAATATGATGCTGCCACCTTCATCAAGACACAGCCAATGAACCTCCATCATATATACAAAGAAAGGAGAAGATATCACGAGTGGCTTCACAAAGTTGCTCAGATGTTTCTCTGGTTATCCTCAGACGTAATAGCCCAGAGATTTTGCAGCTATTGACATCATATTTCACCTCTCACCAATCCTATTTTTGCAAAAGGTCATATGCTAACCCTAAGCATCCCACATGGCCGGCCCCATAGCCATTTATAGAGAGTTAAATTAGGAAACCGAGTAGGCCGCCACATGGGAGGGTATTTCCGCTGGCTTTGCTGGGAATCGACCCTTGCCCATTTCTATAAATCTACCATGACCAACTCGGCTATACCTGGGGGTACCTCTCACCAATCCTAGAAACATGCACGGGTGCAATCAACAACAGGAACAATCGGCAAACTCCTTACTGCACTTATTTTAACCATGTCTTATTGATGTCTGATGTCTTAACTTCCAAACTACACTGACATCTACCATTTTTCTATGAACACTATATTCATGTTTTTTACTATAGGCTGCTTGTGATTTATCCTCGGTTGTCTCAGGAGTATTTTGGCTCCTGCGAAAATAATGTCTCTACTAAGATGTCTATTGGCCTTTCAGACGATTACAAGGCACCCGTCACTTGaagtgtttttttttcaaaaataataaatcaaaagaTGTTTATTGCAAAGGTGCTGCTTCTTTGTCGACTAGACTGAGCCATAAATTAGTACTTCTTGCGGGTATTTTAATTCTCTTGTAGTTAGTATTATTCAATGTATTAGTTTCCAAGTTCGTGACTTTACTAaacttttttcataaaaatattatacaaataaaatatagatatTCAGAATTAATTAAATAGATAAAAAGTGGATAAAACATTTGTCAATCCAAGCTGCTGCTGTAGTAATTTTTTTAGAAGTTAGTAGGACCATGAAAATTTACCTTCACATTGTCGCTTGGTCTGAACATTGATTGGGAGAGTCACAAATCTTATACTTGGTTGATTAATGCGTCTTTTTTGTGGGTTCATAACTAGAGATAAAATTTCTTTTCTATTACCAGTTTATTGGTTTCATGAATTTGCACCATTTGTTCAATGTTATTTTGATTTGTAGAAGTTCACTTCTTGCAATGGTTTCATACGTTTTAAGCATGTGGTAACCCTGATGTGAATTGAATTCTATTCCTGTATTTACTCGTATCAGTATACCTTCTAAAGAGCAGTTTTGtcagaaaatttaaaagtgaAGGTTATCAGTTGTCTTTATCTTCTCCCAAAAAACACTAACATTTTATTGAggttgtttttttatttattgtgagtCGTTGATATTTTTCATCTCTTTGGTATATTTGATCAACAATTCGCTTCGGTTTTTGGCAGTGTGAATGTGACAGCTGGAAGTAAAGAGGAACGAATGATGCTAACTGGGCTGCACACAGTATCTGATATTTTCTGCGTTGGTTGTGGCTCTAATATTGGATGGAAATATGTAAAGACTAGTTACAATTTCTTTTTCTCCTGGATTTAACTTTTTCATTAATGGAACCTACTCTCGACCCAATGCTTCATTTCAGGTGTCTGCTCATGAAAAGAACCAGAAGTACAAGGAAGGGAAGTTTGTTCTTGAAAGGTACTATCAATATAATTTACTTCATTTGAGTAAATTCAAAATAGGGGCAAAAGTGCGGTAGTAATCTTACATTGTAATATAAGTTTAAGCAAAACTAACGGCATTTATGGGAGATTTGAGATGAATAATATATATGCAACATTGGATTCATGATAACAAATGTCTTTTTTTTGGTTAAAGTGGATAAATATTTGGCATATGAAAAAGCATGGAAAAGTGAAAAAAATTAACATACTGATCTTCTTGAACCAGATTTAAATTGGCAGGCCCCGATGGCGACCGGTACTGGATAACACATGATACCCACCTGGGTGGGAGCGATGATGATGATTCCTGATTAATGCAAAAACTCTTCTGAACGTGAATTCTAGCAATCAAACTCTTCCCTTATGTGAATTCTAGCAACCTCAATTATGTTGAACTAGTTCTTCATATTATAGATTGCCATGGTTGGTCGTGTGCTTTGTACTTTTCATGTTTACAATGTTTGAATTCTGACTGAATGGGCTGAAGGCGGCCTGCGCGGTCGTTCACTGACCACCACCGCTGACCTGATCTTATGCCAAACGCTACGTGCATTGCTTGTTACCGGAGTGTTGATGAATAATTCTTGCATATTGGTGTTGGCCATTTTGATACAGGTGTGGGTAAGACCATGAGGATGGGAGAACAAGATTAAGTGGAGATATAAGGTGTTTAATATAATTTGACTTAGATTACTAGAAAGCACAACACATTTTGGGCAGGTGACTTTTGTTATAAAGACGAGGAAGGCTCTGATCTCACAAGTCAAATAAACGATGAATTTATTTGAAAGAATAACATCATGAAATTTGAGTTTAGATTGAATATAACCATTTTTATCATGTGATTTCTGAAATTACTCAAATCGTGGTTTTACATGTTGATTAGTCCATTCTTACAAATctcaaattaaaatattttgcTTTGGCTTGTATTTGGGTTTCAAATTTTGTACATGGTCCCAATGTGAACTTcattaatatgaaaaaaaatcatgTAGATATATTTgtaatgaaatttattaaaattacatTGGAtagatttttaatatattttaaagaaagacaaaatcgattttttttaaaaaaaaaacaagttccCCCAtaataaaagagttttttttacaCTTCAAaatgagtaaaaaaaaaaaaacagaagatgAAAACGATGCCGATGCAGTGCCCGTCTTTTTGCGTGTCGGGCTCAACCACCTCTTCCTCCGGtgctcttccttctctttcttctcCGACCCGctccttccttctctttctctcctgCCGTGCAGGTGTATTCGAAGGAGAAGGCGATGTCGGACGCGTTCATCAATGGGCTGGCCGGTGCTGGTGGTGGAATCATCGCCCAGCTCATCACCTATCCCTTGCAGACGGTGCACCTCTTTTCCGTCCTTCTTCCCTCTCGATCTCGTTCTCATGCCCCCTCCATGATCTTTCACGAAAGTTGGGATCTTTTAGGTGAACACTCGGCAGCAGACGGAGCGCGATCCGTCCAAGTCCTCCGCCAGAGACGGCGCCGTGCGCCAGATGCTGGAGGTAGGTTCTATCGTCGCGGTTGTCGAGTACGACGTTGTTTAGGAGACTGAGTGGCTGGCGTGTGATCTTGTGGATCGCAGGTGGTGAAGCACGAGGGATGGGGGCGGCTCTACGGTGGTCTCGCTCCGTCTCTGGTCGGTACGGCTGCATCCCAGGTTTGTTGTTCTGCGGTTGTGTCACATGCCTCTTCCTTTTCTGGCTTTGCCCACCTGCCCAAGTCATTGTCGATCACATTTGGACGATTCGTTCTTCGTAATAGAGGCTTATTGCGCCCACTAGCGTGACTGTATCATCTGGTTGTTTACCTAACTTCCTTGTGGTTTGGCTTGACCTTTTATCTATCAATCATTATTGTGCCTGCTTGTGGTTTGGCTTGACCTTTTATCTGGCTGATTATTCTACCAAGTCTCTTGGTTTTACTTCAGCGAGTTTATTTTAATTAACCTGTAATAATATCGGTCACACATCCACTGACAAAGCCTGAGGTCCAGGTTATGAATTTAAAGCCTGAGGTCCAGGTTATGAATTTTCTGAGATTAAGATAATCCTTGCATGATTTTTTGAACAACAAAGTAGAAAAAATAATTCATTTCAACTACACTCAGGTATCATAGCAAATTAGCAATGAGGGACGGCTATGGGAATCCTTGTTTGTAACAGAGTGATTTTTTTGGTGGAAATGCTAGCTATTAGATGATGCTCCAGTTTGTTGCTGATTTGCTTATAGTTTGGAAGCTCTAGATCACCTTCAAGATGATTGGGCTATAACTTGATTATCTAATCTTCAATACAGTTGGGTTGCTTCCTATCCCTGCTACCTTAAGTTTTGGAAATAAATGAACTTCTTGAAAAGCAGATGGTTGCAATGTCAAACATATGCTTCAATTAATGCCTGATATTCCTCGTATCTCACTGGAAATATCATTTAACTACGCTACTCATGTTTCTCTCGGATCCGATGTTAGTTTGTTCTTTGATCTGTTTTCCTAAGGATGTGCCTTTAGCTGTACAAATAGTTAAAGTAGTTAGAAGATTCCTATGTGAAGGGATTGTGGTAATGCTAGTGGAAATCTGTGTCCTCATTGTATTGAAGTTAGAAGCTGTCTGTTTGATTATGGTTAATCTTTGCTTCATGAACTATTTCCATTATTAAGTGCTTATTTTGAGTTTGATTTGATCCAATCACAATGCATTTAGTTAGCTCAAAGGAACTCTCACACCATTACTTCTTACTAAATGACTGAGAAGTGTGCTTAAGAATTCTTGTTCTCATCTTATTCAACCTGCTTCCTGGCTATGAATTTGTTATTTATATGTCTGTGTTTTCATTTTACTTGCATAAGACatctttattgaaaatttattttcttgacAGGGTGTTTATTACTATTTCTATCAAATATTTAGGAACAGAGCAGAAACAGCAGCTCAGGATCTCTGGAGAAAAGGCATCGGTGATGGATCAGTAGGCATGTTCCAGTCACTTGTTGTTGCTGCACTTGCAGGGTGATTAACCATGCTGTTAGTTCTGCTTAACTGCTTATAAATTAGATAGGATATTGCATTCTGCATCTCGCCCTTTCACTTTTCCCCATTGAAAAATGAGTTTCTGGCATACAATGTCTATCACTTTTCTGACAAATACAACAAGTGCATTACTTTCAATGGCCACCGTTGTTTCTAATTACATTAATTTAGCTATACAACAATTGTCTAGCTTTTCACCATGTTTTTGTGTGTTTATGGCTGCAGATGTGTAAATGTTTTATTGACAAATCCCATTTGGGTAGTAGTCACACGCATGCAAGTAAGAGACTAGTACTAACactacttttttttttgtatccTTTTTTTATTCTAACATTTTCTCTTCCAGTACTGTTATGTTAATTCCTGATTAACTAAATAACAAaataattactaaacattgcTCATTCTACTTTTTAATCTGGTTTTAGATGCTAACATTTGACATCCTGCAGGCGCACAAGAAGACAATCATTAAATCACCTGATCATGGTTTACAATCAGTTTCAGATGAGGCTATTGAGTTTCCTGTTATTGATCATCAGCCATATAGAATTAGCCATGTGGTATGTGGACTATTAAATAAGTAAATATCCCATCTTCTATACTTTGGAGTTTCATTGTCTGTGCATGTGGCAAATCAGAAGGAATTAGCTGCAGGAAGCAGAAAGGTTATTTATAGTTCTATATCATATTATTCATGAAGACACTGGTTTATAGGCATTATTTGGTGAAATGCCCTAGTTTAAAATACAATGACGACATGCATTTAAAAGGAGATAATCTACTTTTGATTTAGTATTTGTTTCTAGGATACTAACATGCAAAACCATGTTATCCTGAATCAATGCGAAGTCAAAGTTGGGTGCCTATATACAGGAAGTGATATTGTGGTGTCAAAAGCAACCAAAAAATTGATTACACTCGGACATGAATGTTTTATTATCTAATGAATAAGTGTAACTCCATTTGTATTATCTTACCCAAAGCTCTGAACCAGATGCTATGAAATTAAGAAAAGTCAACAGGGAAACTAATACTTAAGCTAGGATTATGCATTACATGATAGACTAAGTAATTCAATTTGTCATATGAGTGTGTGCTGGCTAGCTTGTAAATCTTACCCCTTGCAATTTACAATTCCCACTAGATGTATTAGGATTCTATTTTTTTACAATTTGTGTTTGTCATTTTAGTTGTGTTTGTTTCATTTACTGAAGATATCTTGCCAATTTAGATTCAGGAACTCTATGATGAAGCTGGAATGTGGGGCTTCTGGAAGGGTGTAGTTCCTACACTTATAATGGTTAGTAGAAAATGGGTACATTTCGTAATCACCAAGGATACATCTTAATTATAGACTTCTAATTCTTAGGTTAGCAATCCTTCCATCCAGTTCATGTTATATGAAACTCTAGTAAAGAAAATCAAGAGAAGACATGATTCAAAAGCAAAAGGTGCTGACGAATTGACTGCTCTTGAGGTAGCCTTAGTTTATTTTGCCATACTTTTCCTacgtagttgaaaaattaattcttATTCATGTGTCTATAACTTTTTGCAACAATTTTCTGATATTTTAGTGAACAGTGATGGCACCAACTCTGTTTTCTCCATGTCATCTGTTGATGTTACTTGGATTTGATATTAATAAACTTTATATTAATGTGTGTTTGAAATCATCATGAGTTGCGTCTACCAGCCCTCTTGTCTTTGAATGTCTATTTGGAACACCGACATATAAGATATCATTCGGAAATATTATAGTCCAAAATAGATTGTTGCAAATTTTTGAAAGATTATAATTCGTGCAGATAAATCAGTTCATTCTATGCTTTGCCTATTTTTGAAAGTTTACCCAGTGAATTGTCCATATCAATCTCCGTGTCAAGCTTACATAAGGATTGAGTCATTTGCATTGGCTACTGGCTTTGAGCATTTTAGTTTTGTGAAAGAATGTTCAAGTAGCATTAACgacattcatgattttgtgttTTGAACTAGAGCATAAATGCATTGATGTTGCATATGACTACATGCAGATTTTCATTCTTGGAGCTGTTGCCAAACTTGGAGCTACTGTTGTCACATACCCCATATTGGTAGTCAAGGTGATGATCCTCTattcagtattttttttttccatttatatattttattgttcAACTCCTAGTTTTATATTCAGATTTGAAATGCACTATACTGGTTTTGAGTCTTTTTGTTTTGCTTGAGACCTACTTCAATATGCCCTACATTGGGTTTTCTCCAGGCCAGGCTGCAAATAAAACAAAGACTTACCAATGACAAAAGGCATCGATATACAGGTCTTTATTCCTTGGCTAAATAACTTTAGTTTTTGAAACAATGATACAACTAATTGAATCGTCCATTTTAGTTTGGGTGACTGAATCAGTCGGTTGTTTAGCTCGACTACTACCTGTTTGATTCCCATCCAAATCTATTCACAGGTACATTGGATGCTATCGGCAAAATGATGCGGTATGAAGGCCTTTCGGGTCTTTACAAGGGAATGGGCACCAAGATAGTCCAGAGTGTATTTGCTGCAGCAGTCCTGTTTTTGGTCAAGGAAGAGCTGGTGAAGGCTGCTCGGGTTCTGATAACGGGCGAGCTCAGGCCGATCAAATCCAAGTCGAAATCATCATAACTGTATTATTTTTTCATGGTTCCATCGcccaatttaaattataaaagaaattgaaattaaaagccGCACAAATTGGAATGGCAAAGTAGCTCCTCATAGTGTTTGCAGGAACTAGGCCTTTGAAGGTCTCACaaagatattttaaaattgaATATCAGCCTGTCAAattgatcaaaattaaattatatagtaCCTTCTCAtgtttgatatgttatgctcaaAGTGCATTTAATCTTCCTAATATCTATTATGATTATTTAAGGCCTATATAGAATTTTGTATATTATTGTGCGTAGTTTAGCATTTACCAAATTTTAATCAAAACTTGAGTGCTAAAATATGttatataatttttgaaaatgatattaaagATTCTAAATCGTAATAAGGTACCAGTTTTTTTTAGAATACGTTCTCTTTGTTgaatcattttcattttttaacacaattggataaaaaaattagttaagtatttttttttaaattctaattaattttggaggtggagaTCTCATGAATACTAATCAGGTAAATTTAGAAAGTACAAGTATACCAAAGACAAGTCCCTAGGTTCACTAGTGATTAGAACTCAGGCATTTGAAAATACCTACTATGAAATTAAACCCTTGCTACATAGGAATGAGTCCCACCGCACCATACCCCGGAGGCAATAATAATTAACTTTAAGTTGGAGGTCCAAGTATCTTTATCCTTCATTTACTTGGAGGTGATCAGTtcgatttcataaaaaaaaatttttggaCCACCAAATAAATTTGAGAAATATAAATGGGTTATGGAGATAACACAATATCATGAGTGGTTCGCGCATGATAGATATTTGTTTGTGCTGTATGAAAATCAAACCTTAATAGGGAGATTGGCCGATCGATTTTTatgatactaaaataaaatttctctaatagtAGTTTGTCAATTTGCTTGATCACCTAATCCATCCTAACGGCATGACTGGCCAGCTTGATTAGCAATTTAGTTTGCTTAACCTACACTATTTTCCAATCCCCTCGCTTCACTGAATTCCCTCAACCTATTCTATTAACCCTGCCAACTCGACTTCTCTAGTTAACCCAATTCATTTAGCCCATTTGACAGATCTAATCTCATAGTTAATGAATTAAGTCAAACCCTTTGGTATGTCTAACAAGTCAATATATCTAACCATTCTCAATACTGACCCACTTGATCTACTTGACCTGTTCAAGTCGTGTGACTTGCTTGACTCGTCCTACTTACCTGCAACCAATTCCGTTTGTCTAGCCAACCTGATCTAGTTAACCAATTCACTGGACATGTCCATCTCGCTCGATCTCTTAGTCCATTCAGACTATCCAATTTAATGGCTTGATGGATCCACTCAACCAATCAATCTATTCAATTTATGGCCTCCGAAGCAAGGTGCCGTGATTAGTATTGGTCTTGgtgcggccggctagagggggataTAGCCTTAAAaccaaaattagaattttcttttgCTTAGACTTAGCAAGGATACAAGTTAGTTAAGTATAAACAATTAGCattaaaagaaataacaactttaAAGAAATAGGTAAAAGACATCAGAAGTTACCTGATTATAACTTAGATGGTTATTAATCTAAAATAGATGAAAGTACtagaaaatctccttcgttgaaggtggaAAAACTTCTTATACTTTTTGAAAAGCTTATAAATTAACTAAGAATTGAATATAGAAGTTGttgattattttataattttatagtctCGTGGAAAAAGTTACCGTTGATTTGAGGCACCTCTAGAACACTCTAGGGCACCTCTAAGTAGATAAATCCTTATCTACTACGCAACGGCCAACCAACAGCTAACCAACAACTTTCTacgtttgaaggcgccttcgacttcCATGAGAGCGCTTCCACGGGAGGTGTGAGGGCACTTCCACGGGaggcacgagggtgcctccaacttcgtccaaggcacctccatcagGTGGTGCAAGGGCTCCTCCATCTTCTTCCAAGGTGTCTCTGATCTTGTAAACAGCGGCTTCGCTGCTGActtttgaggcgcctccaaaacCGTTGGAGGTGCCTTCTCTCTAGGCTGATCTTcgcgtgggtgatgctccggccaaccggagttgagctcatcgaaactcaactccgaccttctcctcgagcatacTTCTTCCCGGCTTCTCCTTCCTCGGACACGCAATGTGCACACTTTTCATCCTctagtgtactctttcgcagcttctcatccctcgggcACACCAAGTCTATCGACTCacttctcatgtcatccttcttttccgttgcgtcttccgttcgacttcttgtgtttttaagttcctgcacacctaGACACGAGACTTAATTTAACCCAATTAATCTCATTAAAATGTATCCAAGATATTTATAATTAAGCCCTCCAACGGTAGACTAGACATCTGAAATTCGAAACTCAACTGCGACAtactatatataattttttttccttagtgAATAGCATACATGAGAATGCTGACTATCAGGATAAACTTTCACATGTCTTCCTGATTTAATCTAATAACTGATAAAAAATTTCTATGAAATCAGATCTTCGGGAGTAGTCGGGTTGAATACCTAACTTAAGGATTTTCCAAAATGGTCCGTGGAGTGCTAGACTTTTACTCCTCGACCCTCATCACTAGGAATATAAGCTCCTTGCAAgatgaaataaatttcaaataaatACTCTTCAAAATGATGTAAAGAATAACACTAATGATAGTAAAATAATACTCGGAACAAAATTCTTCCAACTGAACAACTGTCACCATATTGACTAAGAACAAGCTGAAAGATTTCTCAGCAGCCCCTTTCTCATTAAAACTCATAATAGAAATAAATTCAATGACAAGTCAATTCCATTCTCACAGTGAGATGTGACAGCATATTGATAAGGCATACATTCTGATACTAGTTTCATAACAAAACAAGAATTGCAGTTTTCCAATCCCAAAGGGAGAAAGAATTGTCAGTTAAGTTCACCAATAAAAGACCCAACg
Coding sequences within it:
- the LOC122017985 gene encoding protein yippee-like isoform X2; the protein is MGRLFLISLEGKIYSCKHCQAHLALSHDIVSKSFHCRHGKAYLFDKIVNVTAGSKEERMMLTGLHTVSDIFCVGCGSNIGWKYVSAHEKNQKYKEGKFVLERPRWRPVLDNT
- the LOC122017985 gene encoding protein yippee-like isoform X1, with product MGRLFLISLEGKIYSCKHCQAHLALSHDIVSKSFHCRHGKAYLFDKIVNVTAGSKEERMMLTGLHTVSDIFCVGCGSNIGWKYVSAHEKNQKYKEGKFVLERFKLAGPDGDRYWITHDTHLGGSDDDDS
- the LOC122017546 gene encoding peroxisomal nicotinamide adenine dinucleotide carrier-like gives rise to the protein MSDAFINGLAGAGGGIIAQLITYPLQTVNTRQQTERDPSKSSARDGAVRQMLEVVKHEGWGRLYGGLAPSLVGTAASQGVYYYFYQIFRNRAETAAQDLWRKGIGDGSVGMFQSLVVAALAGCVNVLLTNPIWVVVTRMQAHKKTIIKSPDHGLQSVSDEAIEFPVIDHQPYRISHVIQELYDEAGMWGFWKGVVPTLIMVSNPSIQFMLYETLVKKIKRRHDSKAKGADELTALEIFILGAVAKLGATVVTYPILVVKARLQIKQRLTNDKRHRYTGTLDAIGKMMRYEGLSGLYKGMGTKIVQSVFAAAVLFLVKEELVKAARVLITGELRPIKSKSKSS